From Carya illinoinensis cultivar Pawnee chromosome 5, C.illinoinensisPawnee_v1, whole genome shotgun sequence, one genomic window encodes:
- the LOC122311546 gene encoding gallate 1-beta-glucosyltransferase → MGSEALVHVLLISFPGQGHVNPLLRLGKRLASKGLLVTFSTPESIGKQMRKASNITDEPAPVGEGFIRFEFFEDGWDEDEPRRQDLDQYLPQLELVGQEIFPEMIRRNAEQGRPISCLINNPFIPWVSDVAESVGLPSAMLWVQSCACFAAYYHYYHGLVPFPSETEPFIDIQLPCMPLLKYDEVPSFLYPTTPYPFLRRAILGQYRNLDKPFCILMDTFQELEHDIIEYMSKFCPIKTVGPLFKNPTAQDANVRGDFMKADDCIEWLDSKPPQSVVYISFGSVVYLTQAQVDEIAHGILNSGVSFLWVMKPPHKDAGYELLVLPEGFLEKAGDRGRVVQWSPQEQVLAHPSVACFVTHCGWNSTVESLTSGMPVVAFPQWGDQVTDAVYLVDVFKTGVRMCRGEAENRVITRDEVQRCLLEATAGSKAEEMKQNALKWKAEADAAVAEGGSSDRNIQAFVDEVRKRSTALTSRSTTRG, encoded by the coding sequence ATGGGATCTGAAGCTCTGGTCCATGTTCTTCTGATATCTTTCCCAGGACAAGGCCATGTTAACCCTCTACTCAGGCTTGGCAAGCGCCTTGCTTCAAAGGGTTTGCTTGTAACCTTCTCCACCCCGGAAAGTATTGGCAAACAGATGCGAAAAGCCAGCAATATCACTGACGAGCCTGCCCCAGTTGGTGAGGGATTCATCCGCTTCGAGTTCTTCGAAGATGGATGGGACGAGGACGAGCCAAGGCGCCAAGACTTGGACCAGTACTTACCCCAACTGGAGCTCGTTGGCCAGGAGATCTTCCCCGAGATGATAAGGAGAAACGCAGAACAGGGACGCCCCATCTCTTGCCTAATCAACAACCCTTTTATTCCTTGGGTTTCGGATGTGGCTGAGAGTGTTGGCCTTCCTTCAGCCATGCTTTGGGTACAATCTTGTGCGTGCTTCGCCGCGTACTACCACTACTACCACGGCTTAGTCCCTTTCCCTTCCGAAACCGAACCCTTTATTGATATTCAATTGCCTTGCATGCCACTTTTGAAGTATGACGAAGTTCCAAGCTTCTTGTACCCTACCACTCCGTACCCGTTCCTGAGGAGGGCCATCCTGGGCCAGTACAGGAACTTGGACAAACCCTTCTGCATATTGATGGATACGTTCCAGGAACTGGAGCACGATATCATCGAGTACATGTCCAAGTTCTGCCCTATCAAAACGGTCGGGCCTCTCTTCAAGAACCCCACGGCTCAGGACGCAAACGTCCGCGGAGACTTCATGAAGGCCGATGACTGCATAGAGTGGCTGGACTCAAAGCCACCCCAATCCGTTGTGTACATCTCCTTCGGCAGCGTCGTCTACTTGACTCAAGCCCAGGTGGACGAGATAGCACACGGGATCTTGAACTCTGGGGTCTCGTTCTTATGGGTCATGAAGCCGCCACACAAAGACGCTGGCTACGAACTGCTCGTTCTTCCAGAAGGATTCTTGGAGAAAGCTGGGGACAGAGGTAGGGTGGTCCAATGGAGCCCACAAGAGCAAGTGTTGGCCCACCCCTCCGTTGCATGCTTCGTGACACACTGCGGATGGAACTCGACCGTGGAGTCGCTCACCTCAGGCATGCCGGTGGTGGCTTTCCCGCAATGGGGTGACCAAGTCACGGACGCTGTGTACTTGGTGGATGTGTTCAAGACCGGGGTGAGAATGTGCCGAGGTGAGGCCGAGAACAGGGTAATTACTAGGGATGAGGTGCAGAGATGCTTGCTGGAGGCCACGGCGGGGAGCAAGGCAGAGGAGATGAAGCAGAACGCATTGAAGTGGAAGGCCGAGGCGGATGCTGCTGTGGCGGAGGGTGGTTCCTCCGACCGGAATATTCAAGCCTTCGTGGACGAGGTGAGAAAGAGAAGCACGGCTCTCACCAGTAGGTCAACTACTAGGGGTTGA